A window of Callospermophilus lateralis isolate mCalLat2 chromosome 13, mCalLat2.hap1, whole genome shotgun sequence contains these coding sequences:
- the Rbbp5 gene encoding retinoblastoma-binding protein 5 isoform X3 → MPSSVFLMWPFRWILESFGQNYPEEADGTLDCISMALTCTFNRWGTLLAVGCNDGRIVIWDFLTRGIAKIISAHIHPVCSLCWSRDGHKLVSASTDNIVSQWDVLSGDCDQRFRFPSPILKVQYHPRDQNKVLVCPMKSAPVMLTLSDSKHVVLPVDDDSDLNVVASFDRRGEYIYTGNAKGKILVLKTDSQDLVASFRVTTGTSNTTAIKSIEFARKGSCFLINTADRIIRVYDGREILTCGRDGEPEPMQKLQDLVNRTPWKKCCFSGDGEYIVAGSARQHALYIWEKSIGNLVKILHGTRGELLLDVAWHPVRPIIASISSGVVSIWAQNQVENWSAFAPDFKELDENVEYEERESEFDIEDEDKSEPEQTGADAAEDEEVDVTSVDPIAAFCSSDEELEDSKALLYLPIAPEVEDPEENPYGPPPDAVQTSLMDEGAGSEKKRQSSTDGSQPPKKKPKTTNIELQGVPNDEVHPLLGVKGDGKSKKKQAGRPKGSKAGGAISELL, encoded by the exons ATGCCCAGCAGTGTGTTCCTAATGTGGCCATTCAGATGGATCTTAG AGTCCTTTGGGCAGAACTATCCGGAG gaagCTGATGGAACTTTGGATTGCATCAGCATGGCCCTGACTTGCACCTTTAATAGGTGGGGTACATTGCTTGCAGTTGGCTGTAATGATGGCCGAATTGTCATCTGGGATTTCTTGACAAGAGGCATTGCTAAAATAATTAGTGCACACATTCATCCGGTCTGTTCTTTATG ctggAGTCGAGATGGCCATAAGCTCGTGAGTGCTTCCACTGATAACATAGTGTCACAATGGGATGTTCTTTCAGGAGACTGTGACCAGAGGTTTCGATTTCCTTCACCCATCTTAAAAGTCCAATATCATCCAAGAGATCA GAACAAGGTTCTCGTGTGTCCCATGAAATCTGCTCCTGTCATGTTGACCCTTTCAGATTCCAAACATGTTGTTCTGCCGGTAGACGATGACTCTGATTTGAACGTGGTGGCATCTTTTGATAGGCGAGGGGAATATATTTATACaggaaatgcaaaaggcaag ATTTTGGTCCTAAAAACAGATTCTCAGGATCTTGTTGCTTCCTTCAGAGTAACAACTGGAACAAGCAATACCACAGCCATTAAGTCAATTGAGTTTGCCCGGAAGGGGAG TTGCTTTTTAATTAACACAGCAGATCGAATAATCAGAGTTTATGATGGCAGAGAAATCTTAACCTGTGGAAGAGATGGAGAGCCTGAACCCATGCAAAAATTGCAGGACCTGGTGAATAG GACCCCATGGAAGAAATGTTGCTTCTCTGGGGATGGGGAGTACATAGTGGCAGGCTCAGCTCGGCAGCATGCCCTGTACATCTGGGAGAAGAGCATTGGCAACCTGGTGAAGATTCTCCATGGGACGAGAGGAGAACTCCTCCTGGATGTAGCT TGGCATCCTGTTCGACCCATCATAGCATCCATTTCTAGTGGTGTGGTATCTATCTGGGCACAAAATCAAGTA GAAAATTGGAGTGCATTCGCACCAGATTTCAAAGAGTTGGATGAAAATGTAGAATATGAGGAAAGGGAATCAGAATTTGATATTGAAGATGAAGATAAGAGTGAGCCTGAGCAGACAG GAGCTGATGCTGCAGAAGATGAGGAGGTGGATGTCACCAGTGTGGACCCCATTGCTGCCTTCTGTAGCAG TGATGAAGAACTGGAAGATTCAAAGGCTCTGTTGTATTTACCCATTGCCCCTGAGGTAGAAGACCCAGAAGAAAATCCTTATGGCCCTCCACCGGATGCTGTCCAAACTTCCTTGATGGATGAAGGGGCTGGTTCAGAGAAGAAGAGGCAATCTTCAACAGATGGGTCCCAGCCACCTAAGAAGAAACCCAAAACAACCAATATTGAACTTCAAGGAGTACCAAATGACG